Proteins co-encoded in one Deltaproteobacteria bacterium genomic window:
- a CDS encoding acyl carrier protein, translating to MTELKAQLKRTLVTELNLEDIAPEDIDDNAPLFGDGLGLDSLDAVEIVVLVQRAFGVEIRNMDEGRQAFQSITALAEFIAAHRA from the coding sequence ATGACTGAACTCAAAGCACAACTCAAACGCACCTTGGTTACGGAACTGAACCTTGAGGACATCGCCCCCGAGGACATCGACGACAATGCCCCCCTGTTCGGCGACGGCCTGGGCCTGGATTCCCTGGACGCAGTGGAAATCGTCGTGCTGGTGCAGCGCGCCTTTGGCGTGGAAATCCGGAACATGGACGAAGGTCGGCAGGCCTTCCAGTCCATCACGGCCCTGGCCGAATTCATCGCCGCGCACAGGGCCTGA